Part of the Paenibacillus sp. YPG26 genome, CTCGTCTCGTACGCGTTGATCGGAAGCGGCGTGTATAGTACGTTTAAGGAAACGAATAAGTAACGACAAAAGGGCGCAGTCTCTTCGGAATGAATCCGGAGGAACTGCGCCCTTTTTTCGTTTTACGTATTAGCTGGCGTTTCGTTAAGTTTATTTAAAATAGCATGACCGCGCTGATTTACTCGCTCCGCGACTCCTTCAACGCTGCTTTTCGCTCCCTTAATAGCGTCAATTATAAAAATTGTACTAGCTACCAGCGAGGATATGAGTGCCGCTACTATCAAGCCTACACCTCTTGTGGCGATAATAATATAATTGTACGCGTCCCCTCCGACAATATGACCTGCCTTACTACCGCTGAGGTTGTAACCCGAGTTATAGTCGCCATAGTGATACATAGTGACTATTCCAAAGATCAGTAGTCCAGCAGCAATAAGATATAAAATTACAGCAATACCTTTCATTTAATTCGCCCCTATTTAATAATTTAATAGGTACATTTTACCACATGTATGAATAAATGCCTATATATCTTAGGTGCAATCTCCTATGTACTTTTAACTCTGCCTGGCCAAAGCTCAAATGTTAAAAACACTTTTCTTCTATTATATATGTTAACGCGCTAAGCACTCCGTGAACTTGCGTTTTCACCAGCCATCACGTTATAATACCCATACGTTGAGGCGCGCTCGACTCGCAGCCGCGCTCGATTCGATTACCGTGGATTTAACGTATGATTGGCCGTAGTAGTGTGCGGAAAACCGAGTAATACGCGTACAAACAGCGTGAATCCCGCGGTCTTGCAAGGATCATTCCGGAATGGCAGACGCGCTCGACTCAAAATCGAGTGGGAAACCGTGGAGGTTCGAGTCCTCTCGCCGGTATACATTTAGTTGAACTCCAAGGATATTATCCTTGGAGTTTTTCTATGTTCAGTCACCAATCTGCTTGTCTTACTCCTTATAGTTCAAATGCTTCACAAAAAAATTGAGGGTTTGTTCATTAATCGATCGTTGAACCTCTCGGGTATCAAAGCGCCCGTTCATCCAAGAGAGTACAGGGGAGATAAGATAGAAGTCGCTAAAGGTGAGATGATCCGCATGAGGAATAAGGAGCTCCTGTCCTCCATTCTGAAGTGCCTGCTGCTTGCGAACAGGAATTTGCTGAAGAACCTTATATTCGTCGCGTGTTAGTCCGTTTGCAGCAAGCACGCTGTCGGAAGGATTGGTCAACAGATCATTGCTTGTAATAGGTGGGTCAGAGCTCATGAATAAGAAGGGTCTCGGCAGGCCGCGGCCTAAATCCCCTGTTCCAAAAAAAGTTCCATCCATATTGATGGCTGCCTGTACGCGTTTGTCGGTAAGCATGACTTGGGCTGCATTAGCTCCTCCAAAGGAGTGGCCCAACATTCCGATCCGCTGCAGATCTAATCTCCCTCTAAACATACTCTGTGAATTCTCCCGATTAAGCTGTTCCAGCTTGTCAATCACGAACTGTGTATCCTTAACCCAGATGTTGCTGACTAGCTGGTCCCAAGCAGCTAGGTCGGCGTAATGAGGCAGGTTCGGGTCAACACCAATATATTTACCTCCTGGGAACACGGTTGTTAATGATCCGTCCGTATGTTCTACAGAGACTACAATAAATCCATGGCTGGCAAGGTCCACGGTCTGAAAGGTATTCGTATACCGCCCTCCAGGAAATCCGTGTGAGAATAGAATGACCGGATAGCTGGTTGCCCTCTGAGCAACAGGTACATTCATATAGGCCGGGGTATGAACAAGTCCAATGTAATCTAATAAAAATTCGGGTATAGCATAGGCCTGACTGAGGCCCTCAGCTAGATTCCCCAGGTCGGGTGAATAGGGAGCATGGGCTGCGTCCTCGGTGTGATCGGCCGGATACCATACTTGGATATTCAAGCCCCGATTCCGTGAGGGGTCTTTCCAGTGATACTGAGTGGTTCCCACGGCGTATGAGCCGGTTGGTGTCTCGAAGTGAAAGACAGGCAGGGCCAGAGGAGGCAGGAAGGTGACCAAACAAATGAGCACAAGCAGAAGGAGCTTTCCAAATGTCCGCGGCTTATGACTTGTTACCGGGATAATAGATTCACTGGACTGTGGATGTCTGCCCCGGAATAACTTATTGAGCGCAATCATGACCAGTACTAATGTAATGACGTAGTTGGGAACCATTTGCCATCTGTAACTTTCGAACATAAGTTGCAGGGAGGCAGCAGTTAAAGAAATAGCTGCGAACCACACCGACACCGATAGAGAAGTTCTTTTGAATGTTCGCACAAGTAAGACAGCAAGAAAGATAAAATTAAGAGTAACCAAAATCAGTTCAAGGGCACGCATAAGATGCCTCCTTCAGTGCAATGTGCTTTTGATTATGCACTATGATTATAAACCGTACTTAAACGGGTCCCTACAGGCGATAGAGAGCCTGCTGTATATTACGTCAACTCCAAGGCCACAATAAGAAATAAAGCTTGTAAGAAGGGGATTGTCGTGAATATTTTCCGGATTAAGAAGTACTTCAAGAGACGCTGGAGAAGATGGAGAAAGGCGATATGGACGATATCCGCATGCGGTATTGTGGCTTGGCTGGCTTGGCTGGGTACGCCGCTCTCAGGTCAATTAGAGGCTGTGATGACCCGGGAAGAGCCTGCTGTTCTTGAGACTCTGGCAGACCTCCAGACGGCTTCTGAGCAAGTTCCGTCTAAGGAGTTTAGACAAGCCATTAATGATATTGATCGGGTCAGAACCGTCCATTTGAATAAAATATACACTTGCGGGGAAGAAAGTCAGGTACTCGGTAACCTGAACGGCAAGGAAATAGCCGATCTGCAGAACAAGCACCCGGACTGGACTGGCCATGTAGACCGAGAGGGGCATGTGTGGTTCGATCATCACATTCGGGATCTGTCTGACATATGTAAGAGGTCGGGATATATTGGACTGGATTCCAAAGGGAACCTTAGTCTTTTTGAAGGACCACCCAAGGATGAGAAGGTGATGCGCACCTTTTTCCAACTGGATATCGAATCCATGGAGAGCGCGCTGCCTAAAGAGGTAGTGTATCAGCTCAAGCAAGGAATCAGGATTGAGGATGTTGAGGAGTATAACAGCGTATTGTCGACTTTTAGCGACTACGCCACGACTTCGTCGCAGAAGGTAATGAAGCTGAATTAATGCTGACCGAATGAAGAGACGTGATGAACGTCTCTTTTTTGTGCTGGAGATGAATCAGATATTAACTTTTTCCGCTACACACGTCTATCTTTTGTTATAATAGAGTGAATACATATGTTCGCTTTATGAACTATAGGAGAGATTGCGTTTGCGTATTTTAGGTATAGACCCCGGAATTGCGATAGTCGGTTTCGGTTTCATTGATAAACAGGGAAGCAGATGTGTACCGGTTCAATATGGATGTATTCAGACCGAGAAGAATACGCCGGAAGAAGAA contains:
- a CDS encoding carboxylic ester hydrolase, with protein sequence MVPNYVITLVLVMIALNKLFRGRHPQSSESIIPVTSHKPRTFGKLLLLVLICLVTFLPPLALPVFHFETPTGSYAVGTTQYHWKDPSRNRGLNIQVWYPADHTEDAAHAPYSPDLGNLAEGLSQAYAIPEFLLDYIGLVHTPAYMNVPVAQRATSYPVILFSHGFPGGRYTNTFQTVDLASHGFIVVSVEHTDGSLTTVFPGGKYIGVDPNLPHYADLAAWDQLVSNIWVKDTQFVIDKLEQLNRENSQSMFRGRLDLQRIGMLGHSFGGANAAQVMLTDKRVQAAINMDGTFFGTGDLGRGLPRPFLFMSSDPPITSNDLLTNPSDSVLAANGLTRDEYKVLQQIPVRKQQALQNGGQELLIPHADHLTFSDFYLISPVLSWMNGRFDTREVQRSINEQTLNFFVKHLNYKE
- a CDS encoding BofC C-terminal domain-containing protein; this translates as MNIFRIKKYFKRRWRRWRKAIWTISACGIVAWLAWLGTPLSGQLEAVMTREEPAVLETLADLQTASEQVPSKEFRQAINDIDRVRTVHLNKIYTCGEESQVLGNLNGKEIADLQNKHPDWTGHVDREGHVWFDHHIRDLSDICKRSGYIGLDSKGNLSLFEGPPKDEKVMRTFFQLDIESMESALPKEVVYQLKQGIRIEDVEEYNSVLSTFSDYATTSSQKVMKLN